CGCCCTCGCCACCGGGCGGGATGTCGCGGTCGAGCCGGACGCCGCGCCTGCGTTGCTCCATGCCCGCACTCTCCATCTGCTCTCGCGGGACCGGATCACGGAGGCAGAGGTTCTCGGTGTCCGGCTCGTCCGCGCCGGCGTTCCGGAACTCGAAGCCGGCTATCGCCTCACTCTCGGCAATGCGCGTCTGCGGCGCGCCTTCACGCTGATCGAGACGGCGCGTCTCAACGAGGCGATTCCCGAGGTCGCCCTCGCCAAGGTGGCCTATCGTGCGGCGCTCGCCGCCGATCCGGGCCGCTACGACGCCAAAGTCAATCTCGACATCTCCATGCGGCTCGTACGCGATCTGCCGCGGGGCGACGGGGACGAGACCGGCGACCCAGAGGCCCGACCCCGCAGGGTCTGGACCGATCTGCCGGGATTGCCGCGGGGTGGACCGTGACCTACCGCCGGCCCGACGCCGTCTTTCTGGTCCTTGCCGCCGCCTGCCTACTGGCGACGCTCGCCGCCTTCGAACCGCGCCTGACCCGTGAACGTGCCTTGCGCGACGTACTTTTCGTCGTCGATGTGACGCAGAGCATGAACGCGCGCGACATGACCGTGGGCGGCCGCCCCGCAAGCCGGCTCGACCACGTCAAGGACGTCCTCCCGAAACTGCTTTCGACGCTGCCCTGCGGTTCGCGCGCGGGCCTTGCGATCTTCGCCGAACGGCGCAGCCTGACCTTTATCGAGCCGATCGAGATCTGCGAGAACTATGCGCCGCTGACCGAGGCGATCTCCACGCTCACCTGGCGCATGGCCTGGGAGGGCGATAGCTTCGTCGTGCAGGCCCTGCACCATGCCCTGGCGCGTGCGGTGAACCTCGGCGTCGATCTCGTCTTTCTGACCGACGGGCATGAAGCGCCACCGCTCCCCCGGTCGGGGATTCCCGGCTACGCCGGAGATCCGAACGACGTCGGCGGACTGATTCTCGGTGTCGGAGGGACGACGCCCGTGCCGATCCCCAGATACGACGACACGGGCCGCGAAACCGGAGTCTTCGAGCAGGACGACGTTCAGCAGTATCCGCGGCGCGGCAGCTTGCCGTCCGCCGACGCCGCGACCCGTCCCGGATATCATCCGAGCAGCGATCTCGACGGAGAGACCGATCTGGCGCGAAGGGAACATCTCAGCGCACTCCAGGCCGCCTACCTTCAGGCACTCGCGGCGTCGGTCGGGCTTGCCTACTTCGATGCGGAACTGGGCGGCGAAGCTTTTCTGGCCGCGCTTTCGCGCCACACGGAACCGCGCCGCATCTTGGCGCCTATGGGAGTCGCCTGGGCGCCAGCCGCAGCGGCCCTCGCTCTCGCCCTCTTCTCCTACGCGCTCTCGGCGCTTCGCCGTCACCGTTGGCGGCGCCCGTCCTCCCCGACCGAAGCAACAGGAAGACCTCGATGAGACTTGTCCTCAGCCTCGCCACGCTTTGCTCCCTCGCTTTCTTCATGTCCTCGGCCTGGGCACATGGTCCGACGCCGCAGCGGCTGACGCTACAGGCCGATCTCGCCGCTGCACCGGAAGAGGTCTGGGCCGTCGTTGGCGATTTCTCCTCCGTGGCGATCTGGCATCCCCGGATCGCCGAGTCTCCGCTCGACGGCGATCGCGAGAGAGGCGCTCAACGGACGCTGGTTTTCGAGGGCGGCGGCCAAGTCGTCGAGGGGATCGACGACATCAACGAGACCGAGATGAGCTACGCCTACCGCCTGAAGCGGGAGGATATCGAGGTTTTCCCGGCGAGTTTCTACAGCAACACCATCAGTGTCGCGCCCAACGGAGACGGATCTCGCGTCACCTGGCGCGCCAACTTCTTTCGGGCCGATACCGGCAACTACCCCAGCGAAGCGCAAAACGACGAGGCCGCCGTTACCGCGATGAAGACTTTCATCGAGGCCGGTCTCGAGGGACTTGAGGCCTATCTGGACAGATAGCGTCGCCACCAGGGCGATGGGGTGGAGCCGGCTACTTCACCTTCATGGGAATCCCGGCCACGGCCAGGTACACCTCCTGCGAGACTTCGGCCACCGACTGGTTCAACAGCCCGGCTGCGTCGCGGAAGGCGCGGCCCAAGGCGTTCTCCGGCACGATGCCGGCGCCGACCTCGTTGGTTACCAGAATCACCGGCGCCTCCTGACGGCCAAGGGTGTCGGTCAGGAGGCGCGCGGCGGCCTGCCAGTCCTGTTCGGATAGCATGATGTTGGTCAGCCAGAGCGTCAGGCAGTCCACCAGCCGCGGGCCGGCTCCGTCGGTGGCTCGAAGTGCCGCGGCCAGGTCGAGGGGGGCGTTGCGGGTGGTCCACTCCGGACCGCGGCGGGCCCGATGCGCGGCGATCCGCTCCGCCATCTCCCGGTCGTGGGCCTCGGCAGTGGCAATGTAGATCGGGTGCGGTCCCAGGCCGAGCGCCAGCCGCTCCGCGATGGCGCTCTTCCCCGACCGTGCACCGCCGGTTACGAGTATCGACTTTCCCATGGCCACGTGAGAAAGCAGAAACATCGCGTCAAGGAAAGGTGAAGTTTGTCCGGCGCTCTCGCATCTACGCAGCCGCACCGAACCTGCCGGGCCGCCGTGGCCTGGCACCGGTTTGCCAAGGTTAGGGCGCAGCGAATGGATCTTGGGACCGCGCCCCGCCCTGGCCGGCGCGGGGTGGCATGAGCGCCGCCGCCGTCATGCTGATTGCCCTCGTGCTGGAGGCGCTGATCGGCTGGCCTGCCCGGTTGCATGTGCGGATCGGCCATCCGGTCACCTGGATCGGTGCGCTGATCGCAACCCTGGACAGGCGCCTCAACCGGGAAAACCGGTCAGCCGCAGTCCGGCGCGCGGCGGGCCTTCTCGCGGTCTCGATCACGGTGGGAACAACGGTCGCCGTCGCCGGGCTGCTGACGGCTTTGTTGCCCGAGGGTCCTCTCGGCACCGCCTTGGCCGGTCTGCTGGCCTGGCCGTTGATCGCCACGCGCTCCTTGCACAGCCATGTGGGGGCGGTGCTGCGGCCTCTCCTGACCGGCGACCTGCCGGCGGCGCGCCAAGCCGTCGCCATGATCGTCGGCCGCGATCCGCAGCGGCTCGATCGGGAGGGGATCGCACGGGCGACCCTGGAAAGTCTGGCCGAAAACAGCTCCGACGGGATCGTCGCGCCGATTTTCTGGGGGCTATTGCTGGGGCTGCCCGGCGTGGCGGCCTATAAGGCCATCAACACGCTGGACTCGATGATCGGGCATCGCACCGAGCGCCATGGCGCCTTCGGCTGGGCGGCGGCGCGGCTCGACGATTTGGCAAACCTGATCCCGGCAAGAGCCACCGGACTGCTGTTCGCACTCGTCTCGACACGACCGCGTTCGGCACTGCTCTGCATGCTGCGCGATGCGAGACGGCATCGCTCGCCCAACGCGGGTTGGCCGGAGGCCGCCATGGCCGGTGCCCT
This genomic window from Algihabitans albus contains:
- the cobU gene encoding bifunctional adenosylcobinamide kinase/adenosylcobinamide-phosphate guanylyltransferase yields the protein MFLLSHVAMGKSILVTGGARSGKSAIAERLALGLGPHPIYIATAEAHDREMAERIAAHRARRGPEWTTRNAPLDLAAALRATDGAGPRLVDCLTLWLTNIMLSEQDWQAAARLLTDTLGRQEAPVILVTNEVGAGIVPENALGRAFRDAAGLLNQSVAEVSQEVYLAVAGIPMKVK
- a CDS encoding SRPBCC family protein; translation: MRLVLSLATLCSLAFFMSSAWAHGPTPQRLTLQADLAAAPEEVWAVVGDFSSVAIWHPRIAESPLDGDRERGAQRTLVFEGGGQVVEGIDDINETEMSYAYRLKREDIEVFPASFYSNTISVAPNGDGSRVTWRANFFRADTGNYPSEAQNDEAAVTAMKTFIEAGLEGLEAYLDR
- a CDS encoding vWA domain-containing protein — encoded protein: MTYRRPDAVFLVLAAACLLATLAAFEPRLTRERALRDVLFVVDVTQSMNARDMTVGGRPASRLDHVKDVLPKLLSTLPCGSRAGLAIFAERRSLTFIEPIEICENYAPLTEAISTLTWRMAWEGDSFVVQALHHALARAVNLGVDLVFLTDGHEAPPLPRSGIPGYAGDPNDVGGLILGVGGTTPVPIPRYDDTGRETGVFEQDDVQQYPRRGSLPSADAATRPGYHPSSDLDGETDLARREHLSALQAAYLQALAASVGLAYFDAELGGEAFLAALSRHTEPRRILAPMGVAWAPAAAALALALFSYALSALRRHRWRRPSSPTEATGRPR
- the cbiB gene encoding adenosylcobinamide-phosphate synthase CbiB, encoding MSAAAVMLIALVLEALIGWPARLHVRIGHPVTWIGALIATLDRRLNRENRSAAVRRAAGLLAVSITVGTTVAVAGLLTALLPEGPLGTALAGLLAWPLIATRSLHSHVGAVLRPLLTGDLPAARQAVAMIVGRDPQRLDREGIARATLESLAENSSDGIVAPIFWGLLLGLPGVAAYKAINTLDSMIGHRTERHGAFGWAAARLDDLANLIPARATGLLFALVSTRPRSALLCMLRDARRHRSPNAGWPEAAMAGALEVRLSGPRSYGTRLSSEPWLNGGAADPAPGDLARGLALFRRAIGALAFLLAIAVLV